One genomic region from Streptomyces sp. NBC_01304 encodes:
- a CDS encoding MmyB family transcriptional regulator yields MVSDAATGGPCGPAADPAAQAYLRDYATMLYALPFPSLVIDHRWDVLIANSAYDSLFQGVRPHPTAMPRHNFLRFVLFHPDAASVLAEHETSWCLPLLAQFSSAVDTHGQDRCLQAIRRDIAADPLMNAAYQQGLPHWIEAVGAHALDHDGAVRPLHHPDHEHGRTTCRIITETPSALAELGLTRLTLVVRDTGAPAPRRGTPHLRIV; encoded by the coding sequence ATGGTGAGCGACGCGGCAACAGGCGGCCCCTGCGGCCCCGCGGCCGACCCGGCGGCCCAGGCGTATCTGCGCGACTACGCCACCATGCTGTACGCCCTGCCCTTCCCCTCCCTGGTCATCGACCACCGCTGGGACGTCCTGATCGCCAACTCGGCGTACGACAGCCTGTTCCAGGGGGTCAGGCCGCACCCGACGGCCATGCCGCGCCACAACTTCCTGCGCTTCGTGCTCTTCCACCCGGACGCTGCCTCGGTGCTCGCGGAGCACGAGACGAGCTGGTGTCTGCCGCTGCTCGCCCAGTTCTCCTCGGCGGTCGACACCCACGGCCAGGACCGCTGCCTTCAGGCCATTCGCCGGGACATCGCGGCGGATCCCCTCATGAACGCCGCGTACCAGCAAGGACTTCCGCACTGGATCGAGGCCGTGGGCGCACACGCCCTGGACCACGACGGCGCGGTGCGTCCCCTGCACCACCCCGATCACGAGCACGGCCGCACCACCTGCCGGATCATCACCGAGACCCCGTCCGCCCTGGCGGAACTCGGGCTCACGCGGCTGACGTTGGTGGTACGCGACACCGGGGCGCCCGCGCCCAGGCGGGGCACGCCGCACCTGCGGATCGTCTGA
- a CDS encoding helix-turn-helix transcriptional regulator produces the protein MPEGFSVAGLAGAGPLAATVARVAELAGQLGLSREEVFGLQQLSAQSGVLPHVVKALLEGRPAGEPDLQARFLQRFDLLRRTRLKPNGRRYTQQEIADGAGMSRQQAGALIHGDRRPTMEHCAAIQRFFQVHAGFLTAEDSDALAGALQRTEQELLLRLAAQEREPAVALQGRSGAEDTADDPLQRLLQDHGVRGIAWRAAQLPTDEHRDKVAEWLDMLLESVRRPES, from the coding sequence GTGCCAGAAGGCTTCTCGGTCGCGGGCCTGGCGGGTGCCGGACCGCTTGCGGCAACCGTCGCCCGTGTCGCCGAACTCGCCGGCCAGCTCGGCCTGAGCCGTGAAGAGGTGTTCGGCCTGCAGCAGCTGTCCGCGCAGTCGGGCGTCCTGCCCCACGTGGTCAAGGCGCTGCTCGAAGGCCGGCCGGCCGGCGAGCCCGATCTGCAGGCCCGCTTCCTGCAGCGCTTCGACCTGCTGCGCCGCACCCGGCTGAAGCCGAACGGCCGCCGCTACACCCAGCAGGAGATCGCGGACGGCGCCGGCATGTCCCGCCAGCAGGCGGGCGCCCTCATCCACGGCGACCGGCGCCCCACCATGGAGCACTGCGCCGCCATCCAGCGCTTCTTCCAGGTGCACGCCGGCTTCCTCACGGCCGAGGACTCCGACGCGCTCGCCGGCGCCCTGCAGCGCACCGAGCAGGAACTGCTCCTGCGTCTCGCCGCCCAGGAGCGCGAGCCCGCCGTCGCCCTGCAGGGCCGAAGCGGAGCCGAGGACACGGCGGACGACCCGCTGCAGCGCCTACTCCAGGACCACGGCGTACGCGGGATCGCCTGGCGCGCCGCCCAGCTGCCCACGGACGAGCACCGGGACAAGGTGGCGGAATGGCTCGACATGTTGCTTGAGAGCGTCAGGCGGCCGGAGTCCTGA
- a CDS encoding toxin-antitoxin system, toxin component: MRRLCSELVGGIDLPAPAEPTDLYRALCDGMSVRRGRPVRFRTAVFPPGTASGLWLDMAEQDLVVIEERTAPDHQLVILGHELWHMEAGSCSHLAEGAGVAGRLLSEDADLQAAVGKVAARTRFALAEENAAESFGLLLASKCRAWLVGTGTSDVAGAGRDVLAGRIEASLGSRRPRR, translated from the coding sequence ATGCGCCGGCTGTGCAGCGAGTTGGTCGGCGGGATCGACCTGCCCGCGCCTGCGGAGCCGACCGATCTGTACCGCGCGCTCTGCGACGGTATGAGCGTCCGCCGTGGCCGCCCGGTCAGATTCCGCACCGCGGTCTTCCCGCCGGGCACGGCCAGCGGTCTCTGGCTGGACATGGCCGAACAGGACCTCGTCGTGATCGAGGAGCGTACCGCCCCTGATCATCAACTGGTCATCCTCGGCCACGAGTTGTGGCACATGGAGGCCGGAAGCTGCAGCCACCTCGCGGAGGGCGCAGGAGTGGCCGGGCGGCTGCTCTCGGAGGACGCCGACCTGCAGGCCGCCGTCGGCAAGGTCGCCGCGCGCACGCGCTTCGCGCTGGCCGAGGAGAACGCCGCGGAGAGTTTCGGGCTGTTGCTCGCCAGCAAGTGCCGGGCGTGGCTCGTGGGCACGGGGACCTCCGATGTGGCGGGCGCGGGACGCGATGTGCTCGCCGGGCGTATCGAGGCTTCACTCGGCTCACGCCGTCCGCGACGCTAG
- a CDS encoding NAD(P)/FAD-dependent oxidoreductase, translating to MTTPSRSASARRPRRVVVIGGGLTGMLTAAVLAERCDEVVIAERDVLPTTPAPRRGLPQAPHAHVLWSGGARAIDNILPGIIDEWIAAGARRIPLPGGLVSMTPQGWFRRWPTELQFLISCSRDLLDWCIRKRVLAHPAVRVREQVTVTALLGSAARVTGVRLHDRSPHAGSTEGAESTGRVEDLAADLVVDAGGRGTRAVSWLADLGVTGIQEAEVDSGVAYATRIYAAPAGTENYPLVNVQPRANTGRPGRGTIIAPIEGGRWLVTLSGTRGGEPTKDPAAFEAFARSVRHPIVGELITHTTPLSDEILVTRSTLNRRRFYERNALPDGFIALGDAVATYNPVYGHGMSVAALSALALRTELRRHGLHSPGLARRVQREVATPTDMAWQMATGQDILYPGATGTQPKALDRVAQKYIDRLTLTATARPYATRALLDVMTLSAPATTLFRPTVVLTALRGPRRSALAQPPLTVAERSLVASPPVEVP from the coding sequence ATGACCACGCCCAGCCGCTCCGCGTCCGCTCGTCGACCCCGTCGCGTCGTCGTCATCGGCGGAGGGCTGACGGGCATGCTGACGGCGGCCGTACTCGCCGAACGCTGCGACGAGGTGGTGATCGCCGAACGCGACGTGCTGCCCACGACGCCCGCGCCACGGCGCGGCCTTCCCCAGGCCCCCCATGCGCACGTGCTGTGGTCGGGCGGCGCGCGCGCCATCGACAACATCCTTCCCGGCATCATCGATGAGTGGATCGCGGCCGGCGCACGAAGAATCCCCCTGCCCGGCGGGCTCGTCTCCATGACGCCACAGGGCTGGTTCAGACGCTGGCCGACCGAACTCCAGTTCCTCATCTCGTGCAGCCGCGACCTGCTCGACTGGTGCATCCGCAAGCGCGTCCTCGCCCACCCCGCGGTGCGGGTGCGCGAGCAGGTCACCGTGACGGCGCTGCTCGGCAGCGCAGCGCGGGTCACCGGCGTACGGCTGCACGACCGGAGCCCGCACGCGGGGAGCACCGAGGGAGCGGAGAGCACCGGCCGGGTCGAGGACTTGGCGGCCGACCTTGTCGTGGACGCCGGCGGCCGGGGCACCCGGGCCGTCTCCTGGCTGGCCGACCTGGGCGTCACGGGCATCCAGGAGGCCGAAGTGGACTCCGGGGTGGCCTATGCGACACGCATCTACGCGGCGCCGGCCGGCACCGAGAACTATCCGCTGGTGAATGTGCAGCCCCGGGCCAATACCGGGCGCCCGGGCCGGGGCACCATCATCGCCCCCATCGAGGGCGGCCGCTGGCTGGTGACGCTGTCGGGCACCCGCGGTGGGGAGCCCACCAAGGACCCCGCGGCCTTCGAGGCGTTCGCCCGCAGCGTCCGCCACCCCATCGTGGGTGAGCTGATCACGCACACCACTCCGCTCAGCGACGAGATCCTGGTGACGCGCAGCACCCTCAACCGGCGCCGCTTCTACGAGCGAAACGCCCTGCCGGACGGGTTCATCGCGCTCGGTGATGCCGTCGCCACGTACAACCCCGTCTACGGACACGGGATGTCGGTGGCCGCGCTCAGCGCCCTGGCCCTGCGCACCGAGCTGCGCCGGCACGGACTGCACAGCCCGGGCCTTGCCCGCCGGGTCCAGCGCGAGGTGGCGACACCCACCGACATGGCCTGGCAGATGGCCACCGGCCAGGACATCCTCTACCCCGGCGCCACCGGGACCCAGCCGAAGGCCCTGGACCGCGTCGCCCAGAAGTACATCGACCGCCTGACCCTGACCGCGACCGCCCGCCCGTACGCCACCCGGGCCCTGCTCGACGTGATGACGCTGTCGGCGCCCGCGACCACGCTCTTCCGCCCGACGGTCGTGCTCACCGCCCTGCGCGGCCCGCGCCGCAGCGCGCTGGCCCAGCCGCCGCTGACCGTGGCGGAGCGAAGCCTGGTGGCGTCACCGCCGGTCGAGGTGCCCTGA